The following proteins are co-located in the Flammeovirga kamogawensis genome:
- a CDS encoding glycosyltransferase family 117 protein, with protein MNELKKTNNLIGWILFLVSLSVYTITMEETASFWDCGEFIAVSYKLMVPHPPGAPFFLLFNRLFSFLALGNVLKVAWWINFQSAFMSALTILFLYWSIVMLGMKVLKQKAEDYVLKDKVVLFGSAAVGALAYTFSDSFWFSAVEAEVYAMSSAFTAAVFWAILKWEFIEDNSASNRWLIMIAYIIGLSIGVHLENLLCLPALAMIYYYKKYPNSITFKGTLIAMVVGGAIILGIIIIVIPGLPSMAFSVDKVFVNIFGLSFGIGGLVFSIVLVLALVYGVYYTQNKQQVTLNNLLLGVSFILVGYMSYTLVFIRSNQETPINENTPDDLLSYVSYLKREQYGERPLFYGPTYNSEEIGVEEIGAKYREANKNGKDYYEVYAQKSRREYDKKDMMLFPRLYSTQPHHKPLYEEWAGIASGEKPTMLNNIVFFFRYQLGHMYLRYFMWNFAGRESDEKDASYLLPWDDLEDLPELLQKNKARTNFYLLPLALGLLGVFYQYKKDKKNFFVVAVLFITLGVALVFYLNSPPVEPRERDYIYAASFYAFAIWIGFGVLAVGNFLSDKVGNNGVYAGVGLSFIVPIIMGINGWDGHNRSNRYYSVDQARNTLASCAENAILFTGGDNDTFPLWYVQNVEGFRTDIRVVVLSYFQADWYIKQMHQQQYESNPLPLQLSNNVYQEGNNEIIPLIEVEQAQYGVNMNAYINAIKKGDPITKVELQNGTSINRLLSKTFVLDVDSNRIAQSKLLPDNLKERVVSKMVWSLKPNKKSIYKNELALLDLIVSNNWERPIYFNNTSAGTINMDFSNYLYLEGMAFRLLPIHNENTFGELGEVNVEVMQENLKNFAFRGLQDESVYYDGEYQKMALNTRNSVYRLAEKLYYDSLLEDNLSKKKQSKKTLDWILTTIPDKTIPYSFYAPKFMGLYYKLGDTAAAEEIFEKLLQRSSENLSYYSTTGKGEVNISYSILRNLSQFFESSLKDINQRLSQLSPETPDFEGKSKEELEILKSVYEKNATLSRNTFLETYQMMTSGS; from the coding sequence ATGAACGAACTCAAAAAAACTAACAATTTAATAGGATGGATACTATTTCTAGTATCATTATCTGTGTATACCATTACAATGGAAGAGACTGCTAGTTTCTGGGATTGTGGTGAATTTATTGCTGTATCATACAAATTAATGGTACCTCACCCTCCAGGAGCACCATTTTTCTTATTATTTAATCGCCTTTTCTCTTTTCTAGCTCTAGGAAATGTATTGAAAGTAGCATGGTGGATTAATTTCCAATCAGCATTTATGAGTGCACTAACAATTTTATTCCTGTATTGGTCTATTGTTATGCTTGGTATGAAAGTACTTAAACAAAAAGCTGAAGATTATGTACTGAAAGATAAAGTTGTACTTTTTGGATCTGCTGCGGTAGGTGCATTAGCATATACATTCTCTGATTCATTTTGGTTTTCTGCTGTAGAAGCAGAAGTATATGCAATGTCATCAGCGTTTACTGCAGCTGTGTTTTGGGCTATTTTAAAATGGGAATTTATAGAAGATAATTCGGCATCGAATAGATGGCTAATTATGATTGCTTACATCATTGGTTTATCTATTGGTGTTCATTTAGAGAACTTACTTTGTTTGCCTGCTTTGGCAATGATTTACTATTATAAAAAGTATCCCAATTCAATTACATTCAAAGGAACATTGATTGCAATGGTTGTAGGTGGAGCAATCATTTTAGGGATCATCATAATTGTTATTCCAGGTTTACCCTCAATGGCATTCTCTGTTGATAAGGTGTTTGTAAATATATTTGGATTATCCTTTGGAATAGGAGGATTGGTCTTTTCAATAGTATTGGTACTTGCTTTAGTTTATGGAGTATATTACACTCAAAATAAACAGCAGGTAACATTAAATAATCTCTTGTTAGGAGTGTCATTTATTTTAGTTGGTTATATGAGTTATACACTTGTATTTATTCGTTCTAATCAAGAAACACCTATTAATGAAAATACTCCGGATGATTTATTATCGTACGTATCTTATTTAAAAAGAGAACAATACGGAGAACGTCCTTTATTTTATGGGCCTACTTATAATTCAGAAGAAATTGGAGTTGAAGAAATAGGGGCTAAATATAGAGAAGCAAATAAAAACGGAAAGGATTATTATGAAGTTTATGCTCAGAAAAGTAGACGTGAATATGATAAAAAAGATATGATGTTATTTCCTAGATTATATTCTACCCAACCTCATCATAAACCGTTATATGAAGAGTGGGCAGGAATAGCATCAGGAGAGAAACCAACAATGTTAAATAACATAGTATTTTTCTTTAGATATCAGTTAGGACATATGTACCTAAGGTATTTTATGTGGAATTTTGCAGGAAGAGAAAGTGATGAAAAAGATGCTAGTTATTTATTACCATGGGATGATTTAGAAGACTTACCAGAACTTCTTCAAAAGAATAAAGCACGAACAAATTTTTATTTATTGCCATTAGCATTAGGCTTATTAGGTGTGTTTTATCAGTATAAAAAAGATAAAAAGAACTTCTTTGTTGTTGCAGTATTATTTATAACACTTGGTGTTGCTTTGGTATTTTACTTAAACTCACCACCAGTAGAACCTCGTGAAAGAGATTATATTTATGCAGCTTCGTTTTATGCATTTGCCATTTGGATAGGATTTGGGGTATTAGCAGTTGGAAACTTTTTATCAGATAAAGTAGGAAATAATGGAGTTTATGCTGGTGTAGGGTTGAGCTTTATAGTACCTATTATAATGGGTATAAACGGTTGGGATGGTCATAACAGATCAAACCGTTATTATTCTGTAGATCAAGCGAGAAACACATTAGCAAGTTGTGCAGAAAATGCCATTTTATTTACCGGAGGAGATAATGATACATTTCCATTATGGTATGTACAGAATGTAGAAGGTTTTAGAACAGACATTCGTGTTGTTGTGTTAAGTTACTTTCAGGCAGATTGGTATATTAAACAAATGCATCAGCAACAATATGAGTCTAATCCATTGCCTTTACAATTATCGAATAATGTATATCAAGAAGGGAATAATGAAATAATACCTTTAATTGAAGTAGAACAGGCACAGTATGGTGTTAATATGAATGCGTATATAAATGCTATTAAAAAAGGAGATCCAATAACTAAGGTTGAATTACAAAATGGTACTTCTATTAACCGTTTACTATCTAAAACTTTTGTACTAGATGTTGATAGTAATAGAATTGCTCAAAGTAAATTACTACCTGATAATCTTAAGGAACGAGTAGTATCTAAAATGGTGTGGAGCTTAAAGCCAAACAAAAAAAGCATTTATAAAAATGAACTAGCCTTATTAGATTTAATAGTATCGAACAATTGGGAACGTCCAATATATTTTAATAATACCTCTGCAGGTACCATTAATATGGATTTTAGTAATTACTTATATCTAGAAGGAATGGCGTTTAGATTATTACCAATTCATAACGAGAATACTTTTGGAGAACTAGGTGAAGTTAATGTTGAAGTAATGCAAGAAAATTTAAAGAATTTTGCATTTAGAGGTCTTCAAGATGAAAGTGTTTATTATGATGGAGAATATCAAAAGATGGCATTAAATACTAGAAACAGTGTTTATAGATTAGCCGAAAAGTTATATTATGACTCACTGTTGGAAGATAATTTATCTAAAAAGAAACAATCTAAGAAAACATTAGATTGGATATTAACTACAATTCCAGATAAAACAATACCGTATAGTTTCTATGCACCTAAGTTTATGGGATTATATTATAAACTAGGCGATACAGCAGCTGCTGAGGAAATATTTGAAAAATTACTTCAACGTTCCTCAGAAAATTTATCATATTATTCTACAACAGGTAAAGGAGAAGTCAATATATCATATAGTATTTTGAGAAACCTATCACAATTTTTTGAGAGTAGCTTAAAAGATATAAATCAGAGGTTATCTCAATTATCTCCTGAAACACCAGATTTTGAAGGGAAATCAAAAGAAGAACTTGAAATTTTGAAGTCTGTATATGAAAAGAATGCCACTCTTTCTAGAAATACATTTTTAGAAACGTATCAGATGATGACCTCTGGAAGTTAG
- a CDS encoding HAD family hydrolase, translating into MKYKAIIFDLGGVLLNLRYENTLDKFSEILEKPVSPFYTQKEQTELFDEYEKGNISSDEFRLGIKKIVGEEITNDQIDEAWNAMLLDLPIKRVEMLKELSKKYRIFLLSNTNAIHIKAFETIVKSTLGNDFGDFKKLFEKGYYSYEMGDRKPHPSIFETVIAENNLDKSDTLFIDDSIQHVEGAKKAGLHAHHLSDLNVIKFLKDEGIY; encoded by the coding sequence ATGAAGTATAAAGCGATAATTTTTGATCTAGGAGGAGTACTCTTAAATTTAAGATACGAAAATACACTAGATAAATTTTCAGAAATTTTAGAAAAACCTGTATCTCCTTTTTATACACAGAAAGAACAAACTGAATTATTTGATGAATATGAAAAAGGGAATATCTCTTCGGATGAATTCCGTTTAGGTATTAAAAAGATTGTAGGGGAAGAGATTACTAATGATCAAATTGATGAAGCTTGGAATGCAATGCTACTTGATTTACCAATTAAGCGAGTAGAAATGCTTAAAGAATTGTCTAAAAAATATCGAATTTTCTTATTATCAAATACAAATGCCATTCACATTAAAGCTTTTGAAACTATTGTAAAATCTACTTTAGGGAATGATTTTGGAGATTTTAAAAAGTTATTTGAGAAAGGGTATTATTCTTATGAAATGGGAGATAGGAAACCACACCCAAGTATTTTTGAAACTGTGATTGCTGAAAATAATTTAGATAAATCTGATACACTTTTTATTGATGATTCAATTCAACATGTTGAGGGAGCAAAAAAAGCAGGCTTACATGCACATCATTTATCTGATTTAAACGTGATAAAATTCTTAAAAGATGAAGGTATTTATTAA
- a CDS encoding XdhC family protein: protein MLHELKNIIHTVYKAKQHKIKAVLVTVVGLDGSSYRKPGVRMLILENDEMIGAVSGGCVEKEILKQSQRVFKTGKALLINYDGRYRLGCEGILTILIEPFDISENFYSNFNNAVKQRDVITIESHYSLTDRNGISIFSFDKKKQENSAYTKVFKEELKPEFHLYILGVEHDAVVLCKYAVMTGWKVTIVAAPLNTNVIEDFPGASNLMKIEAEEVGHLKMDKHSGVMIMTHSFVKDLKYLLTITQQPIAYLGLLGANKRTEKLKEQLFDYQPDLDFEFIEKINGPAGLNIGAITPEEIAISIVAEVLAILRNKSVQLTNTVSIYG, encoded by the coding sequence ATGTTACACGAACTTAAAAACATTATTCATACAGTTTATAAGGCAAAACAGCACAAAATAAAGGCTGTGCTTGTTACTGTGGTAGGTTTAGATGGCTCTTCTTATAGAAAGCCGGGTGTTCGGATGTTGATATTAGAAAATGATGAAATGATAGGGGCAGTAAGTGGTGGCTGTGTAGAAAAAGAAATTCTAAAGCAGTCTCAAAGGGTTTTTAAGACAGGAAAAGCACTTTTAATAAATTACGATGGGAGGTATCGGTTAGGATGTGAAGGTATTTTAACCATCCTTATAGAACCTTTTGATATATCTGAAAATTTCTATTCTAATTTCAATAATGCAGTAAAACAAAGAGATGTAATAACTATTGAAAGTCATTACTCATTAACGGACCGAAATGGTATTTCAATCTTTTCATTTGATAAAAAAAAGCAAGAGAATAGTGCGTACACAAAAGTATTTAAAGAAGAGTTAAAACCTGAATTTCATTTATATATTTTAGGTGTAGAACATGATGCTGTGGTACTTTGTAAATATGCAGTCATGACAGGATGGAAGGTAACAATTGTAGCAGCTCCATTAAATACTAATGTTATAGAAGATTTTCCTGGAGCATCTAATTTGATGAAAATTGAAGCAGAAGAGGTGGGGCATTTAAAGATGGACAAACATTCAGGAGTTATGATTATGACACATAGTTTTGTGAAAGATTTAAAATACCTTTTAACCATAACTCAGCAACCAATAGCTTACCTTGGTTTACTTGGAGCAAATAAGCGAACAGAAAAATTAAAAGAACAATTATTTGATTATCAACCAGACCTTGATTTTGAATTTATTGAAAAAATTAATGGACCAGCTGGTTTAAATATTGGTGCAATTACTCCAGAAGAAATAGCTATTTCTATAGTTGCAGAGGTATTAGCAATACTAAGAAATAAGTCAGTACAACTTACAAATACAGTTAGTATTTATGGATAA
- a CDS encoding mechanosensitive ion channel family protein, with translation MSKHLSYLLIFIFSATRIFGQNTDSNKNDLVSSYPDDHSFYNFLMLDSVEFSLSSPYHTMHTHLENLEEENYHPNISAQIFPLSSGSLKERKQLAIELKLIYTQQGIYINSQDYPLQKNYIDPNTKTHRYNISPRLPNIYIELQDGRWKYSRYSTNLIHQIFEETYPSFARKLVIYTSSLQQMKGKYFGIKLWQWITLVSMLIISYLFYYLTIWFTKRILTSIFIKLKQERIAKKILPKLRRPIAMIILMLAWYYIIPFLLLPSNVSYGFAIITKLIFCFYLIILLFRVADISVLRIGTYSNRSEAIDQNLIPVLKVCFRIIAISAGVLLTLYFFGYDITHIITGISFGGVAIAFAAQDTLKNFIGSVMIFADKPFEVGDWVNIKGQEGIVEEIGFRTTRIRTFTNSLLNIPNGTLSDSDIDNLGKREFRRFKSYLSVPYGTPPDKIEQFIKAIKKAIDDHPQTRKDFYEVRLNKFSASSLDVLLYVFFITRDWSEELQAREYLMIKILRIAETMCVDFAFPTQTIHIANDNNDQDSSDKD, from the coding sequence ATGTCTAAGCATTTATCATATTTATTAATCTTTATCTTTTCTGCAACGAGAATTTTCGGTCAGAATACTGATAGCAATAAAAATGATCTAGTTTCTAGTTATCCAGACGATCATTCGTTCTATAACTTCTTAATGCTAGACAGTGTGGAATTTTCTTTAAGTTCTCCTTATCACACAATGCATACGCATTTAGAAAATCTTGAAGAAGAAAACTATCATCCCAATATTTCAGCCCAAATTTTTCCTTTATCATCAGGATCTTTAAAAGAGAGGAAACAATTGGCTATTGAACTAAAGTTGATTTATACTCAACAAGGTATTTATATCAACTCACAAGACTATCCACTCCAAAAAAATTATATTGACCCAAATACTAAAACTCACCGATATAATATAAGTCCTAGACTACCTAATATATATATTGAGCTTCAGGATGGAAGATGGAAGTACTCTCGTTACTCAACAAATCTAATTCATCAGATATTTGAAGAAACCTACCCTTCTTTTGCTAGAAAACTAGTGATTTACACATCCTCTTTACAGCAAATGAAAGGGAAATATTTTGGTATAAAACTTTGGCAATGGATTACGTTGGTATCTATGCTGATAATAAGTTATCTATTTTATTACCTAACAATTTGGTTTACAAAAAGAATTCTAACCAGCATATTCATTAAGTTAAAGCAAGAAAGAATAGCAAAAAAAATCCTTCCTAAATTACGAAGACCAATTGCTATGATTATCTTAATGCTAGCATGGTATTACATTATTCCTTTTCTACTTCTACCAAGTAATGTATCTTATGGATTTGCCATAATTACAAAATTAATTTTCTGTTTTTACCTTATTATTTTACTCTTTAGGGTTGCTGATATTTCAGTTCTTAGAATTGGAACTTATTCCAATCGATCAGAAGCAATTGATCAAAATTTAATTCCTGTTTTAAAAGTTTGTTTTAGAATAATTGCTATTTCTGCAGGAGTTTTACTTACACTCTATTTCTTTGGGTATGACATTACACATATCATAACAGGTATTTCATTTGGTGGTGTTGCTATTGCTTTTGCAGCTCAAGACACCTTAAAAAACTTTATTGGTTCTGTTATGATTTTTGCCGATAAACCATTTGAAGTGGGCGATTGGGTAAATATAAAAGGGCAAGAAGGTATTGTTGAAGAAATTGGCTTTAGAACAACTAGAATTAGAACATTTACAAATTCATTACTTAATATTCCAAACGGCACCTTATCTGATAGTGATATTGATAACCTTGGAAAAAGAGAATTCAGAAGGTTTAAATCATACCTTTCTGTACCTTATGGTACTCCCCCTGATAAAATTGAACAATTTATTAAAGCAATCAAAAAAGCAATAGATGATCATCCTCAAACAAGGAAGGATTTTTATGAAGTACGCCTAAATAAATTTAGTGCTAGCTCATTAGATGTACTCTTATATGTTTTCTTTATCACTAGAGATTGGAGTGAAGAATTACAAGCAAGAGAATATTTGATGATAAAAATACTTAGAATAGCGGAAACAATGTGCGTTGATTTTGCATTCCCGACGCAAACTATTCATATTGCTAATGATAATAATGATCAAGATAGTTCTGATAAAGACTGA
- a CDS encoding mechanosensitive ion channel family protein, protein MSKLLYTLFAFCTLMVSTSVFAQQANDEEVILESYPNDHDFYKFYIYDSVEYSQSTPYHALHTHLDFLEEGSNYHPKVSARVIPTSVGNLEERIDLADELKLIYAGKGIYLHSLDLPLQKDYVEKNTGKARFIISDKLPDIYLIKVSGRWRYSSYSSLKIHKIFKETFPSYSRDIIKYVSKIERGNQIFLNIKLWQWAALIAIFIAFYFIYYIVTWFLSFIIKALFTKGDNEYFISKVISGYKKPVTIAILVFFFYMILPLLLLESHISYGLALICRFIFGLSAAFFIFRTADLFVFKVMSSSSRFSLDEHLTPVLRSSFRLIALIFGFLVILKLMGYNINNLITGISFGGLIIAFAAQDTVKNFIGSIMLFTDKPFKVGDSIIVSGQAGIVEEIGFRTTKVRSFNNSLISLPNNIAADNIVDNMGKRDFRRFKTMITIEYGTERKLIRTFIERIKASIEKHPQTRKEGYQVRLYQFSSSSLDILLNVFFRTDDYDVELATREELMFDIMEIAEELGVQFAFPTQTIHMASGDNSETEEDKN, encoded by the coding sequence ATGTCCAAATTACTATACACACTGTTTGCCTTTTGTACTTTAATGGTTTCCACATCAGTTTTTGCCCAACAAGCAAATGATGAAGAGGTTATTTTAGAGAGTTATCCAAACGATCATGACTTCTATAAATTTTATATTTATGATAGTGTAGAATATTCTCAAAGTACCCCTTACCACGCTTTACATACCCATTTAGACTTTCTAGAAGAAGGAAGTAATTATCATCCAAAAGTTTCTGCTAGAGTTATACCAACTAGTGTAGGTAATTTAGAAGAACGTATTGATCTAGCTGATGAACTGAAGTTAATTTATGCAGGTAAAGGAATTTATCTTCATTCATTAGATCTGCCATTACAAAAAGATTATGTCGAAAAAAACACAGGAAAAGCACGTTTTATTATAAGTGATAAGTTACCAGATATTTATTTGATTAAGGTTTCTGGCCGATGGAGGTACTCAAGCTATTCATCATTAAAAATTCATAAAATATTTAAAGAAACCTTTCCGTCTTATTCTAGAGATATAATTAAATATGTATCTAAAATTGAAAGAGGAAATCAGATTTTTCTTAATATAAAATTATGGCAATGGGCTGCGTTAATTGCTATCTTCATTGCGTTTTATTTTATATACTACATAGTTACTTGGTTCCTTTCATTTATCATAAAAGCATTATTTACAAAAGGTGATAATGAATACTTTATTAGCAAAGTTATAAGTGGATACAAGAAACCTGTAACAATTGCTATTCTGGTATTCTTCTTTTATATGATACTGCCTTTGTTACTATTAGAAAGTCACATTTCTTATGGTTTAGCTCTTATTTGTCGTTTTATTTTCGGTCTATCAGCAGCCTTTTTTATTTTTAGAACAGCCGATTTATTTGTTTTTAAAGTGATGAGTTCTAGCTCTAGGTTTTCTTTAGACGAACACCTAACTCCTGTACTTAGATCTTCTTTTAGATTAATTGCTTTAATATTTGGCTTCTTAGTAATTCTCAAATTGATGGGCTATAATATCAATAATCTTATTACGGGAATTTCGTTTGGTGGATTAATCATTGCATTTGCTGCACAAGACACAGTAAAGAATTTTATTGGCTCTATAATGTTATTTACTGATAAACCATTTAAGGTTGGCGATTCTATTATTGTTTCTGGCCAAGCAGGTATTGTTGAAGAAATAGGTTTTAGAACTACAAAAGTGAGATCGTTTAATAATTCTTTAATCAGTTTACCCAACAATATTGCTGCAGATAATATTGTAGACAATATGGGAAAAAGAGATTTTAGAAGATTTAAAACAATGATTACCATAGAATATGGAACAGAAAGAAAATTAATTCGAACTTTTATTGAAAGAATTAAAGCATCCATTGAAAAACACCCTCAAACACGAAAAGAAGGATATCAGGTTCGATTATACCAATTTTCATCTAGCTCTTTAGATATTTTATTAAATGTATTTTTTAGAACAGATGATTATGATGTAGAATTGGCTACAAGAGAAGAATTAATGTTTGATATCATGGAAATTGCAGAAGAACTAGGTGTGCAGTTTGCATTTCCTACACAAACAATTCATATGGCATCAGGTGATAATTCAGAAACAGAAGAAGACAAAAACTAA
- a CDS encoding glycosyltransferase family 117 protein, with amino-acid sequence MNEFKRTNNLIGWTVFLISLAVYTITMEETASFWDCGEFIAVSYKLMVPHPPGAPFFLLLNRLFSFLAFGDVLKVAWWINFQSAFMSALTILFLYWSIVMLGMKVIKQKAEGYELKDKVLLFGSAAVGALAYTFSDSFWFSAVEAEVYAMSSAFTALVFWAILKWEFIEDNASSNRWLIMIAYIIGLSIGVHLENLLCLPALAMIYYYKKYPNTISVKGTIIAMVAGGAIILGIIIIVIPGLPSIAFSIDKIFVNTFGTSFGTGGLLFSFTLIFALAYGVYYTQSKEMVTLNNFLLGVSFILVGYMSYTLVIIRSNQETPINENAPDDLLGYVSYLKREQYGDRPLLYGPTYDAEHVNTVENGDKYREANKGGKDFYEVYDHKTKAEYAKRDMMLFPRMYSRQPHHAQLYREWAGIAPGEKPTLVNNFVFFFRYQLGHMYLRYFMWNFAGRESDEKDAGYLLPWDDLEDLPELLQENKARANFYLLPLILGILGAFYQYKKDKKNFFVVGILFITLGAALVVYLNSPPVEPRERDYIYAASFYAFAMWIGFGALALGEFLSEKMGANGVYAGVGMSFIVPIVMGINGWDGHDRSNRFHSVDQARNTLASCAENAILFTGGDNDTFPLWYVQNVEGFRTDVRVAVLSYFSTGWYLDQMRQTQYKSMPLPLSISSENYREGKNDYVPLVEDERAKNGVNLKAYLQSVNSNNPVTQVGLQGGQSTAKLLSRVFILDVDSAAVVNSGIIPKGMENRVQTKMAWRLKNDKTYIFKNELALLDLIASNDWKRPIYFNNTSANTINMDLRSYLYLEGMTYRLLPIRTESSGGEVGEVNVGVMLDNLKKFAFRGLQDESVYYDDEYRKFGANTRNNVYRLAETLYYDALMQDDPSKMKQSKETLDWILKMVPDETIPYSFYAPKYMDLYYRLGDIETANKIFDLLVRRDAENVKYYSETGKGTESVARRSLITLQQLTQIFEGNVKDVNQRLAQLSPDTPDLEGKSREELEALKTVFEKNAGVSRQVFSESYQKMTSAR; translated from the coding sequence ATGAACGAATTCAAGAGAACAAATAATTTAATTGGTTGGACAGTGTTTTTAATATCACTCGCTGTCTACACTATCACAATGGAAGAAACAGCAAGTTTCTGGGATTGTGGCGAATTTATAGCTGTATCGTATAAGTTAATGGTACCACACCCTCCGGGAGCACCATTCTTCTTATTACTGAATAGACTATTTTCTTTCTTAGCTTTTGGCGATGTATTAAAAGTAGCATGGTGGATTAATTTCCAATCTGCTTTTATGAGTGCACTAACAATTTTATTCCTGTATTGGTCTATTGTTATGCTTGGTATGAAAGTGATTAAGCAAAAAGCAGAAGGATATGAATTAAAAGATAAAGTATTACTTTTTGGATCTGCTGCGGTAGGTGCATTAGCGTATACATTCTCTGATTCATTTTGGTTCTCAGCTGTAGAGGCAGAAGTATATGCAATGTCATCTGCTTTTACTGCATTAGTATTCTGGGCAATTTTAAAGTGGGAATTTATCGAAGATAATGCCTCATCTAATAGATGGTTAATCATGATTGCTTATATCATTGGTTTATCTATTGGTGTCCATTTAGAAAATTTACTTTGTTTGCCTGCCTTGGCAATGATTTATTACTATAAAAAGTATCCTAATACTATTTCAGTTAAAGGGACAATCATTGCAATGGTAGCTGGTGGAGCAATCATCTTAGGAATTATTATAATTGTTATTCCTGGTTTACCATCAATTGCATTTTCTATTGATAAGATATTTGTAAATACATTCGGAACTTCGTTTGGTACAGGTGGTTTATTATTCTCATTCACCTTGATTTTTGCACTTGCGTATGGTGTTTACTACACGCAAAGTAAAGAAATGGTTACGTTAAATAACTTCTTATTGGGTGTGTCATTTATATTGGTTGGTTACATGAGTTATACTCTAGTAATTATCCGTTCAAATCAAGAAACTCCAATTAATGAGAACGCACCAGATGATTTATTAGGATATGTATCTTATTTAAAACGTGAACAGTATGGAGACCGTCCATTGTTATATGGTCCAACATACGATGCTGAACATGTAAATACTGTAGAAAACGGAGATAAATATAGAGAAGCAAACAAGGGTGGAAAAGACTTCTATGAAGTATATGACCACAAAACAAAAGCTGAGTATGCTAAACGCGATATGATGCTTTTCCCTAGAATGTATTCTCGTCAGCCACACCATGCTCAGTTATATAGAGAATGGGCAGGGATTGCTCCAGGAGAAAAACCTACTTTAGTAAATAACTTTGTATTCTTCTTTAGATATCAATTAGGGCATATGTACTTAAGGTACTTTATGTGGAACTTTGCAGGTAGAGAAAGTGATGAAAAAGATGCTGGCTACCTTTTACCATGGGATGATTTAGAAGATCTTCCAGAGTTACTTCAAGAAAATAAAGCAAGAGCAAATTTCTATTTGTTACCTCTAATTTTAGGTATTTTAGGAGCATTTTATCAGTATAAAAAAGATAAAAAGAACTTCTTTGTTGTTGGTATCTTATTTATCACATTAGGTGCAGCTCTTGTTGTTTATCTAAACTCGCCACCTGTAGAACCTCGTGAGCGTGATTATATTTATGCAGCCTCCTTCTATGCATTTGCAATGTGGATAGGATTTGGAGCATTAGCATTAGGCGAGTTCTTATCAGAAAAAATGGGTGCTAATGGTGTTTATGCTGGCGTAGGTATGAGTTTTATTGTTCCTATTGTTATGGGAATAAATGGATGGGACGGTCATGATAGATCAAACCGTTTTCATTCAGTAGATCAGGCAAGAAACACATTAGCAAGTTGTGCAGAAAACGCCATCTTGTTTACGGGTGGTGATAATGATACATTCCCATTATGGTATGTTCAAAACGTAGAAGGTTTTAGAACAGATGTACGTGTAGCTGTATTGAGTTACTTTAGTACAGGATGGTATTTAGATCAAATGCGCCAAACGCAATACAAATCTATGCCATTACCATTGTCAATTTCTAGCGAAAACTATAGAGAAGGTAAAAATGATTACGTTCCTTTAGTAGAAGATGAAAGAGCAAAAAATGGTGTAAATCTAAAAGCATATTTACAATCTGTAAATTCTAATAACCCTGTTACTCAAGTAGGGTTACAAGGCGGACAGTCTACAGCTAAGTTATTATCTAGAGTATTTATTTTAGATGTTGACAGTGCAGCAGTTGTAAATAGTGGTATTATTCCTAAGGGAATGGAAAATAGAGTGCAAACGAAGATGGCTTGGAGATTGAAAAATGACAAGACTTATATCTTCAAAAATGAATTAGCACTTTTAGATTTAATTGCTTCGAATGATTGGAAACGTCCAATCTACTTTAATAATACTTCTGCAAATACCATTAATATGGATTTAAGAAGTTACTTATACCTTGAAGGTATGACTTACAGATTACTACCTATCCGTACAGAAAGTTCTGGAGGAGAAGTAGGTGAAGTAAATGTTGGTGTAATGCTAGATAACTTGAAAAAGTTTGCATTTAGAGGTCTTCAAGATGAAAGTGTTTATTATGATGATGAGTATCGTAAATTTGGTGCAAATACAAGAAATAATGTTTACCGTTTAGCAGAAACATTATACTATGATGCACTAATGCAAGATGATCCGTCTAAAATGAAACAATCTAAAGAAACATTGGATTGGATCTTAAAGATGGTTCCAGATGAAACAATTCCTTATAGTTTCTATGCTCCTAAGTATATGGATTTATACTACAGACTAGGTGATATTGAAACAGCTAATAAGATTTTTGATTTATTAGTGCGTCGTGATGCTGAAAATGTGAAATATTACTCAGAGACAGGAAAAGGTACTGAGAGTGTAGCGCGTAGATCATTAATTACTTTACAACAATTAACGCAAATATTTGAGGGTAATGTAAAAGATGTAAATCAGCGTTTAGCTCAATTATCTCCAGATACTCCAGATTTAGAAGGTAAATCAAGAGAAGAACTAGAAGCTTTAAAGACTGTGTTTGAAAAGAACGCAGGTGTTTCTAGACAAGTATTTTCTGAATCTTATCAGAAGATGACTTCAGCAAGATAA